A single region of the Hyphomonas adhaerens MHS-3 genome encodes:
- a CDS encoding 3-hydroxyacyl-CoA dehydrogenase, translating into MSDNTRASIIRGSDSRVAQYHSLNARRHGRVHQMKDKPMPAISITPEQVSDYIAKAGRDAWIVPDVPADTQRRKIQKVGVIGAGTMGGGISMNFATVGIPVLILEQKQEALERGLSVVRGHYQRSADKGRFPQDELEARMACLTGTLNMEDFADCDLIIEAVFEDMDLKKKIFSDLDRIMKPGAILATNTSALDINEIASVTKRPEDVIGLHFFSPANVMKLLEIVRTDHTADDVIATCMDLARTINKIAVLVGVCPGFVGNRILFARQAQAQKLVAQGAMPWDVDAALNAFGFRMGPYQMSDLAGLDIGWKKGAKTANPIRDALCELDRRGQKTGAGYYDYDENRRPIPSEVTAKIIADITGVKAGSAPGPEEIIATCIHPMINEGLKILKEKKAQRASDIDIVWLNGYGWPSDKGGPMLYGDMVGADAVLATMERLGAEDERFAPSETLKQLAKDGGRFIDVQPG; encoded by the coding sequence TTGTCTGACAACACCCGGGCTTCCATAATACGAGGCTCAGATAGTAGGGTGGCGCAATACCATTCCTTAAACGCTCGTCGGCACGGCCGCGTTCATCAAATGAAAGACAAACCAATGCCTGCTATTTCAATTACACCAGAGCAAGTGTCCGATTATATCGCGAAGGCGGGGCGCGATGCCTGGATTGTGCCTGACGTTCCCGCAGATACCCAACGCCGTAAAATTCAGAAAGTCGGTGTCATCGGCGCCGGGACGATGGGCGGTGGGATCTCGATGAACTTCGCCACGGTGGGCATCCCGGTTCTGATACTGGAGCAAAAGCAGGAAGCCCTTGAACGTGGTCTCAGCGTGGTGCGTGGTCATTATCAACGCAGCGCCGACAAGGGACGGTTTCCGCAAGACGAACTCGAGGCGCGTATGGCCTGCCTGACCGGCACGCTGAATATGGAAGACTTTGCAGACTGCGATCTCATCATCGAGGCTGTCTTTGAAGACATGGACTTGAAGAAGAAAATATTCTCTGATCTGGACCGGATTATGAAGCCGGGTGCGATCCTTGCCACCAATACATCAGCATTGGACATCAACGAGATCGCCAGCGTCACCAAGCGGCCAGAAGACGTCATTGGACTGCATTTCTTCTCCCCCGCCAATGTGATGAAGCTGCTGGAAATCGTTCGAACAGATCACACGGCAGATGATGTGATCGCAACCTGCATGGACCTGGCCAGGACCATCAACAAGATCGCAGTGCTCGTCGGTGTCTGCCCCGGATTTGTGGGCAACCGCATCCTGTTTGCTCGCCAGGCACAAGCGCAGAAGCTCGTCGCCCAAGGTGCAATGCCCTGGGATGTCGATGCGGCCCTGAATGCGTTCGGGTTCCGGATGGGCCCTTATCAGATGTCAGATCTTGCCGGTCTGGATATCGGCTGGAAGAAGGGGGCGAAGACGGCAAACCCGATCCGCGATGCACTTTGCGAACTCGATCGGCGTGGCCAGAAAACCGGTGCGGGCTATTATGATTATGATGAAAACCGCCGTCCGATTCCGTCGGAGGTGACCGCAAAAATCATTGCTGACATTACGGGCGTGAAAGCGGGATCTGCGCCTGGCCCGGAAGAAATTATCGCGACCTGTATTCACCCGATGATCAATGAAGGGCTTAAGATTCTCAAGGAGAAGAAAGCGCAGCGGGCTTCCGATATCGATATTGTCTGGCTCAATGGCTATGGCTGGCCATCAGACAAGGGCGGACCCATGCTCTATGGGGACATGGTCGGGGCAGACGCGGTGCTCGCCACCATGGAGCGTCTTGGCGCAGAAGATGAGCGTTTTGCGCCGAGCGAAACGCTCAAACAGCTCGCTAAAGACGGTGGCCGCTTCATCGACGTTCAGCCTGGTTGA
- the betA gene encoding choline dehydrogenase, with the protein MNKTFDYIIVGAGSAGCVLANRLSADANNSVLLLEAGGSNRNLLIEMPTALSYPMASDTFNWGYYSQPEPGIDNRQISCPRGKGLGGTSSINGMVYVRGHSCDFQEWVEAGATGWGYTDCLPYFKRAETWQGGEDDYRGGAGPLGVSGGNNMKGNPLYQAFIDAGVEAGYPRTDDYNGYRQEGFGPMHMTVRGGVRESTSRAYLRPVLKRQNLTVMKHVLVDKVVFDGKRAVGVVAQHKGKDMILRANKEIILSAGAIASPMILQRSGIGPEATLHEAGIQPVHTLPGVGQNLQDHLEVYFQFHCKQPVSLNTKLGLFSKFLIGARWLLFKTGLGATNHFESCAFIRSEAGRKSPDIQYHFLPAAMRYDGTASIKGHGFQVHVGPNKPKSRGSVTISSADPTAAPQIVFNYLQHQDDIAAWRRCIRLTREIIAQPAMDMYRGEEIQPGKNIQSDEEIDRWVRENVESAYHPCGTCRMGSAEDEGAVVDTECRVNGLDGLRVVDASIFPTVPYGNINAPTIMVAEKASDIILGKTTLPPEKVESWLPESWETHQRDGTPTRVVSH; encoded by the coding sequence ATGAACAAGACATTCGACTACATCATTGTTGGCGCCGGGTCGGCCGGTTGCGTACTCGCTAACCGGCTATCGGCTGACGCCAATAATAGTGTGCTGTTGTTGGAGGCCGGGGGCAGCAACCGTAATCTCCTGATTGAGATGCCAACAGCGCTATCTTATCCAATGGCGTCAGACACTTTCAACTGGGGCTATTATTCCCAACCCGAACCAGGCATCGACAACCGGCAAATTTCCTGCCCACGCGGAAAAGGGCTAGGCGGCACGTCATCGATTAATGGCATGGTCTATGTACGTGGGCACTCCTGTGACTTCCAGGAATGGGTCGAAGCGGGCGCAACAGGCTGGGGATATACCGATTGTCTGCCCTATTTCAAACGCGCGGAGACTTGGCAGGGTGGTGAAGACGACTATCGCGGTGGCGCCGGACCGCTTGGCGTATCCGGCGGCAACAATATGAAGGGAAATCCGCTCTATCAGGCGTTCATCGATGCTGGCGTCGAAGCAGGATATCCGAGAACGGACGACTATAACGGATACCGCCAGGAAGGCTTTGGCCCGATGCACATGACCGTCCGTGGTGGCGTTCGTGAATCGACTTCGCGCGCCTATTTGCGACCGGTTCTGAAGCGCCAAAACCTGACGGTGATGAAACATGTTCTGGTCGACAAGGTCGTTTTCGACGGGAAACGTGCAGTCGGTGTCGTGGCGCAACACAAGGGCAAGGACATGATCTTGCGCGCCAACAAGGAAATCATCCTTTCGGCCGGGGCAATCGCCTCGCCGATGATACTACAACGTTCCGGCATTGGCCCGGAGGCAACGTTGCACGAAGCGGGCATCCAGCCTGTTCACACACTTCCGGGCGTCGGACAAAACCTGCAGGACCATCTCGAGGTCTACTTCCAATTCCATTGCAAGCAGCCAGTCAGCTTGAACACAAAGCTTGGGTTGTTTAGCAAGTTTCTGATTGGCGCGCGCTGGCTATTATTCAAGACCGGGCTTGGCGCCACGAACCATTTCGAATCCTGCGCGTTTATTCGTTCAGAAGCAGGACGCAAGTCACCGGACATTCAGTATCACTTCCTGCCGGCCGCAATGCGTTATGACGGCACTGCCTCAATCAAAGGGCACGGGTTCCAAGTTCACGTAGGTCCTAACAAGCCAAAAAGTCGCGGCAGCGTTACCATTTCATCTGCCGACCCCACTGCTGCACCACAGATAGTTTTCAACTATCTACAGCACCAAGACGATATCGCCGCCTGGCGCCGATGTATCCGACTGACCCGAGAGATCATCGCACAGCCTGCAATGGACATGTACCGTGGCGAGGAGATCCAACCCGGGAAGAACATCCAGTCTGATGAAGAGATCGACAGATGGGTCAGAGAGAATGTTGAGAGCGCCTACCACCCCTGCGGAACGTGCCGGATGGGCTCTGCAGAAGATGAAGGTGCCGTTGTCGACACGGAATGCCGTGTGAATGGGCTGGATGGGCTTCGCGTCGTCGATGCTTCGATTTTTCCAACCGTTCCTTACGGCAACATAAATGCCCCTACCATCATGGTCGCAGAGAAAGCCTCAGATATCATTCTTGGCAAGACGACTCTACCTCCAGAGAAGGTAGAGTCCTGGCTTCCCGAGAGCTGGGAAACGCATCAGCGTGACGGAACCCCCACAAGGGTGGTGTCACACTGA
- a CDS encoding BCCT family transporter translates to MNLILSVAIAVTLLTSALIVIRFNHLHLAGTDPQPLGAFMAILFTSGLDVGLIMFPLTEFPTYEAEAEYGFTNALAVEFGFWGFLVWGFYFLTTFYFCIVEPKLKLFELRPIKLINSAVVIATCAFTGFLFLSYLPSYIVGITQPARFGLVALVVLVSVVSSTDIRYVKWLSIGSTALFLGLIGLLWFVSGIGPGPFLASAANLLGYFEHLNRFTSPISDYHAFYLFWWFAWSIMIGQFVARFVSGLKVWQLLLALLILPSIPIALWFSLLFYIYNSAITLGVLPRLCMVIVGVIFVTNSLDSLIRLYSENLNMTVARLTGPGYIATHWTMIFGLILLYQFTPLKIEWIGLVVIGIYCCIYALTFRRRALLKTSSVERAPIR, encoded by the coding sequence ATGAATCTTATCCTTTCAGTGGCTATTGCGGTCACCCTGTTGACCTCGGCCCTGATAGTCATTCGCTTCAATCACCTGCACTTAGCCGGCACAGATCCCCAGCCTCTTGGCGCGTTCATGGCCATCCTTTTCACGTCCGGCCTTGATGTCGGGCTGATCATGTTCCCGTTGACGGAATTTCCAACCTACGAAGCGGAAGCCGAATACGGATTCACAAATGCGCTCGCGGTTGAGTTTGGCTTTTGGGGCTTTCTGGTCTGGGGGTTCTACTTCCTGACCACTTTTTACTTTTGTATTGTCGAACCGAAACTGAAACTGTTCGAGCTGCGCCCGATCAAACTGATCAATTCAGCGGTTGTCATTGCGACTTGCGCATTCACAGGCTTCCTGTTCCTGAGTTATCTGCCGAGCTATATTGTCGGGATCACACAGCCTGCCCGCTTTGGACTGGTTGCTTTGGTTGTTCTGGTGTCAGTCGTTTCAAGTACCGACATTCGCTATGTAAAATGGCTCAGCATAGGTTCCACGGCCCTGTTCCTGGGGCTTATTGGCCTGCTCTGGTTCGTCAGTGGAATAGGACCGGGTCCATTCCTCGCAAGCGCGGCCAATCTCCTCGGCTATTTTGAGCACCTAAACAGATTCACGTCTCCTATCTCCGACTATCACGCTTTTTACCTGTTCTGGTGGTTTGCCTGGAGCATCATGATCGGTCAGTTCGTTGCCCGGTTCGTTAGCGGATTGAAGGTCTGGCAGCTGCTGCTCGCATTGTTGATATTGCCTTCTATTCCGATCGCTTTGTGGTTTTCGCTGCTGTTCTACATCTACAACTCAGCGATCACTCTGGGCGTCCTGCCGCGCCTGTGCATGGTCATTGTCGGCGTGATCTTCGTAACCAATTCGCTGGATTCGCTAATCAGGCTTTATTCGGAAAACCTGAACATGACGGTGGCCCGCCTGACGGGTCCGGGATACATTGCAACACATTGGACCATGATCTTCGGCTTGATCCTCCTCTACCAATTCACCCCCCTTAAGATTGAATGGATTGGTCTCGTTGTGATCGGGATCTATTGCTGCATCTATGCACTGACGTTCCGGCGCAGAGCGCTGTTGAAGACTTCTTCCGTAGAAAGAGCTCCAATCAGATGA
- a CDS encoding TonB-dependent receptor domain-containing protein gives MTLFKSGLLVSASFVLGFCAAAQTVEPTPVGANADEARELDTVIVVGQQQTYSSAESTESMALQQAPVTSVLAQIDNLPGVQVQEGDAFGFDDWSTGVAVRGFQNNLGEQQVGITIDGMPNGGSNYGGGAKANRYIDTQNAGAIEVSQGTADIASRTNDALGGTLNFTTQNPLDERRVRVSASLGDFDSQRFYGRYDSGFLSDNKTKFWVSLSTQSATDHVNQSADNSRDHMAAKLQTEQFGIDWTSYLAYDDTHENNYQRLFSPADFAANPNSDGLTAEWTGVPYIDQLYRKAWGTLRTNTFFYLKGEKEVFDGFKVDAGVYRHDNDGRGDWVPQYVVNVGQYGTSTVPLVTFTDPAGSPLTPTPGCVSSITYPYGGAGPEYDPACFPANSIPVSSYRHTHYQKERTGAYADFEWQTPIGQTVDNTLRGGLWYEDATRYEYRDWHKLIDSRVGADYDYTAYWVQYNREFPQSTFKWYLEDVVKVSDFSFRLGMKQFSNEIERADNFAPNDAALNFKVSTDSDVLFSGGAAWTPSAVPGLEVFAGYAENFKAIPDTVLEVLAPGGTPDPETSENSEVGVRYSGQRFRGSLVYFDSTFDNRLLAVANQTVNGIDYLEASNGGYINGGGIESSGFEASGEFRATDNLSFFASYTGISDAKILGSGIVTQDAATGLTVLDSNGNIVSTVVGNQVPGIAKNMAVVSADYTDGNFFAGLSTKWVDDRFVDVGNTWTAEGYYDADLYAGISGEAISDDLSNLDFRLTVNNLFDGDWLAGISGGGAWISAPRTVVFTVTADF, from the coding sequence ATGACATTATTTAAGAGCGGTCTTCTTGTGTCCGCGAGTTTCGTGCTGGGGTTCTGCGCAGCCGCGCAGACAGTCGAACCGACACCCGTTGGCGCAAATGCAGACGAAGCGCGCGAACTCGATACGGTCATCGTTGTGGGGCAGCAGCAAACCTATTCGTCAGCTGAGTCGACGGAGTCCATGGCGCTTCAGCAAGCGCCGGTAACGAGCGTACTGGCGCAAATCGACAACCTGCCTGGCGTGCAGGTCCAGGAAGGTGACGCCTTCGGCTTTGACGACTGGTCGACCGGCGTGGCCGTTCGCGGCTTCCAGAATAATCTCGGCGAACAGCAGGTCGGCATCACGATCGACGGCATGCCGAACGGCGGGTCGAACTATGGCGGCGGCGCCAAGGCCAACCGCTACATCGACACGCAGAACGCCGGCGCGATCGAAGTGTCGCAAGGTACAGCAGATATTGCTTCGCGCACAAATGATGCGCTTGGTGGCACGCTCAACTTCACGACCCAAAACCCACTGGACGAGCGCCGGGTGCGCGTCTCGGCGTCGCTTGGTGACTTCGACTCTCAGCGCTTTTACGGCCGTTATGACAGCGGCTTCCTGTCCGATAACAAGACCAAGTTCTGGGTCTCTCTGTCGACCCAATCGGCTACCGACCATGTGAACCAGTCGGCGGATAACAGTCGCGACCACATGGCTGCCAAGTTGCAAACCGAGCAGTTCGGCATCGACTGGACCAGCTACCTTGCCTACGACGACACGCACGAAAACAATTACCAGCGTCTGTTCTCGCCGGCCGACTTTGCAGCCAATCCGAATTCTGACGGGCTGACTGCTGAGTGGACCGGCGTCCCTTATATTGATCAGCTTTATCGGAAAGCCTGGGGCACGCTGCGGACAAACACGTTCTTCTACCTGAAGGGCGAGAAGGAAGTGTTCGACGGTTTCAAAGTTGATGCCGGTGTCTATCGTCATGACAATGACGGGCGTGGCGATTGGGTTCCGCAGTATGTGGTCAATGTCGGCCAGTACGGCACGTCCACTGTGCCGCTCGTGACGTTTACAGACCCGGCGGGTTCGCCTCTGACACCTACTCCGGGCTGTGTCTCATCGATCACGTACCCCTATGGCGGTGCAGGTCCGGAGTACGATCCGGCTTGTTTCCCTGCGAATTCCATTCCGGTGTCGTCTTACAGGCATACCCACTACCAGAAGGAACGGACCGGGGCTTATGCCGACTTCGAGTGGCAAACACCGATTGGCCAAACCGTGGACAATACCCTGCGTGGCGGTCTCTGGTACGAGGATGCAACGCGGTACGAATATCGCGATTGGCACAAGCTTATCGATTCTCGTGTCGGCGCCGATTATGACTACACGGCATATTGGGTTCAGTATAATCGCGAATTCCCTCAATCGACCTTCAAATGGTACCTCGAAGATGTTGTGAAGGTGTCTGACTTCTCATTCCGTCTCGGGATGAAGCAGTTCAGCAACGAGATCGAACGCGCTGACAATTTCGCGCCGAATGACGCGGCATTGAACTTCAAAGTGTCGACCGATTCCGACGTACTGTTCTCCGGTGGTGCAGCTTGGACCCCCAGTGCCGTGCCTGGCCTGGAAGTCTTCGCTGGCTATGCCGAAAACTTCAAAGCCATTCCCGATACGGTTCTCGAAGTGCTGGCACCGGGCGGTACGCCCGATCCGGAAACGTCTGAAAACAGCGAAGTTGGCGTGCGTTATTCCGGCCAGCGCTTCCGGGGCTCGCTCGTCTACTTCGACTCGACGTTTGACAACCGCTTGCTTGCGGTCGCCAACCAGACCGTCAACGGGATCGACTATCTCGAAGCATCCAACGGCGGCTACATCAATGGCGGCGGCATCGAGTCGAGCGGCTTTGAAGCGTCAGGCGAATTCCGCGCAACGGACAACCTGTCATTCTTTGCATCCTATACCGGTATCAGCGACGCCAAAATTCTGGGCTCGGGTATCGTGACACAGGATGCTGCGACCGGGCTGACCGTGCTGGACAGCAACGGCAACATCGTCAGCACAGTTGTTGGTAATCAGGTTCCCGGTATCGCCAAGAACATGGCAGTCGTCAGCGCGGATTATACCGACGGCAATTTCTTTGCTGGACTGTCGACCAAGTGGGTTGACGATCGGTTTGTTGACGTCGGCAACACGTGGACGGCCGAGGGCTACTACGATGCTGATCTGTATGCAGGTATCTCCGGCGAAGCGATCTCCGACGACCTGTCCAACCTGGACTTCCGCCTGACCGTCAACAATCTGTTTGATGGCGATTGGCTGGCGGGAATTTCCGGCGGTGGCGCCTGGATTTCAGCGCCGCGGACCGTCGTGTTCACCGTGACTGCAGATTTCTAG
- a CDS encoding alkaline phosphatase D family protein — MPRINRRHALALMTGTALTSACATPGEEAAQSATSESSDPAVFRHGVASGDPDASSVVIWTRITTLASEVDVTWSVYDDPEMESLVASGAAKATDETDYTLKVVVDALQPGQTYYYRFEAEGVRSRLGRTQTLPVGAVDQLGIALVSCSNYPFGFFNGYDAIARDPEIDFVLHTGDYIYEYGGPEGWGEETASVIGRPHDPPHEIITLADYRRRHAQYKSDAGSREMHAAHPLICCWDDHESANNPWTDGAQNHQPETEGSWAARRAASIQAYYEWMPIREPMPGRTRAQFWRSYIFGDLATLITLETRHTARGKQVDYAEWAPKLNTEADYAAFRRDVLGDPDRHMISPTELEDISVALSESVAKGQPWRVIGNQIPMARMPVPDVIGLGVLSTPLETSLEAHKRLAWLGKHGLPFYTDTWDGYPVAREAFYDLCKSNKAADLLVLTGDSHSFWANILHDKSGENMGIELGTAGITSPGDFVDSGFDAETAKALDQVFSDQLPEVTWTDNFHQGYVRVVLYPDSAKASYVAVSTVLSPIYNTRTIKAFDIQTDGKNLALRQA, encoded by the coding sequence ATGCCCCGGATCAACCGCCGCCATGCATTGGCATTGATGACAGGAACTGCACTCACGTCAGCTTGTGCGACGCCGGGTGAGGAGGCTGCGCAATCTGCGACGAGTGAATCATCTGACCCAGCCGTGTTCCGTCACGGTGTGGCAAGCGGTGACCCTGATGCGTCCAGCGTTGTCATCTGGACACGGATCACGACGCTCGCATCGGAAGTGGACGTTACGTGGTCGGTCTATGACGATCCGGAAATGGAATCCCTCGTCGCAAGCGGTGCCGCTAAAGCGACGGACGAGACGGACTACACCTTGAAAGTAGTGGTGGACGCCCTTCAGCCAGGGCAGACTTACTACTATCGTTTCGAAGCGGAAGGGGTCAGGTCCCGGCTTGGGCGCACGCAGACTCTGCCTGTCGGAGCAGTGGACCAGCTCGGTATCGCGCTTGTTTCCTGTTCGAATTACCCGTTCGGTTTTTTTAACGGGTATGATGCGATCGCACGCGATCCGGAGATCGATTTCGTCCTGCATACTGGTGACTACATTTATGAATATGGTGGTCCAGAGGGATGGGGAGAGGAGACCGCCTCCGTCATCGGGCGGCCGCATGATCCACCGCATGAAATCATCACGCTAGCCGACTATCGCCGTCGACATGCCCAGTACAAATCCGACGCGGGTTCGCGCGAAATGCATGCAGCGCACCCTCTCATCTGCTGTTGGGATGATCATGAAAGCGCCAACAACCCATGGACGGACGGCGCTCAGAACCATCAACCTGAAACCGAAGGCAGCTGGGCAGCACGACGAGCGGCTTCGATTCAGGCCTATTATGAGTGGATGCCGATTCGTGAGCCCATGCCGGGTCGAACAAGAGCACAGTTCTGGCGTTCCTACATTTTTGGTGACCTCGCCACGCTCATTACGCTGGAGACGCGCCACACGGCGCGTGGAAAACAGGTGGATTACGCAGAGTGGGCGCCGAAGTTAAATACCGAAGCAGACTACGCAGCCTTCCGCCGCGATGTGCTGGGCGACCCAGATCGGCATATGATTTCGCCGACAGAATTGGAAGATATATCCGTAGCCCTTTCCGAATCCGTAGCGAAGGGTCAGCCTTGGCGCGTGATTGGTAATCAAATTCCAATGGCACGCATGCCTGTGCCAGACGTCATTGGCCTCGGTGTGTTATCAACTCCCCTAGAGACTTCGCTCGAAGCGCATAAGCGGTTGGCTTGGTTGGGTAAGCATGGACTCCCATTCTACACAGACACTTGGGATGGTTACCCTGTCGCGCGTGAAGCGTTCTACGATTTATGCAAGTCGAATAAGGCCGCCGACCTTTTGGTGCTCACAGGGGATAGCCACAGTTTCTGGGCAAACATTCTCCACGACAAGAGTGGTGAGAACATGGGCATTGAACTCGGCACTGCCGGGATTACGTCTCCTGGGGATTTCGTTGATTCCGGCTTCGACGCTGAAACGGCTAAAGCGCTCGATCAGGTATTTTCGGATCAGCTCCCCGAAGTGACCTGGACGGACAATTTTCATCAGGGGTATGTGCGAGTTGTGCTCTATCCGGACTCGGCCAAAGCCAGCTATGTCGCCGTTAGCACAGTGCTCAGCCCAATCTACAATACGAGAACAATAAAAGCTTTTGATATTCAAACAGATGGCAAGAACCTTGCGCTTCGTCAGGCTTGA
- a CDS encoding TetR/AcrR family transcriptional regulator, producing MQAFPMVRLQEKNESDAVDALKRAALKLFAERGVDGVTVREIAAAAGQRNHGAVGYHFGSKAELIRILVVDGASLIDARRNEALDALMAAGGPAELEEIVRILVYPSIDLAPRGEIECYNRFVVLLSMAHRDLFMNALEDRWNTGYKRCVEMLRGWMTHIPKREQTERIVFIEAYLGGVLSARETRLADSTRTHSTWSNDRVLEHFVQTIAAIVRAPTMD from the coding sequence TTGCAAGCCTTCCCTATGGTCCGCCTGCAGGAAAAAAATGAGAGCGATGCCGTCGACGCGCTGAAGCGCGCGGCGCTGAAACTGTTTGCCGAACGCGGTGTCGACGGCGTGACCGTCCGCGAAATCGCCGCTGCGGCAGGACAAAGGAACCACGGCGCCGTCGGTTATCATTTCGGCTCCAAAGCCGAACTGATCCGGATTTTGGTCGTAGATGGCGCCAGCCTGATCGATGCCAGACGGAACGAAGCCCTGGATGCATTAATGGCGGCGGGAGGCCCTGCCGAGCTGGAAGAAATCGTACGGATCCTTGTATATCCTTCGATCGACTTGGCGCCGCGCGGAGAGATCGAGTGCTACAACCGCTTTGTTGTCCTGCTCTCCATGGCCCATCGCGATCTCTTCATGAATGCGCTCGAAGACCGCTGGAACACGGGATACAAAAGATGTGTCGAGATGCTACGTGGCTGGATGACACACATTCCAAAACGCGAACAGACAGAGCGAATTGTGTTTATTGAAGCCTACCTTGGCGGCGTCCTCTCTGCCCGGGAAACACGCTTGGCCGACTCAACCCGGACGCACTCCACCTGGTCGAATGATCGCGTTCTCGAACACTTTGTGCAGACGATTGCAGCGATCGTTCGAGCCCCTACTATGGACTGA
- a CDS encoding phosphotransferase family protein has product MDSQELGDGPILQVERLAGGTQNILLKFQRAGRTYVLRRPPPVLRANSNETMRREARVLAALKDSAVPHPGLIAACEDEKVLGAAFYLMEPVDGYNATQGLPEPFASSPDLRHQMGLSLVDGIAALGAVDYVAVGLTGLGKPENYLERQVSRWKAQLESYAEIPEWDGRKDLPGVNRIGDWLEENRPSGFRAGIIHGDYHLANVMFRFDEPRLAAIVDWELTTIGDPLLDLGWLLATWPDEADRSDAGTVAVQPWDGFPEAEELVLRYATQSDRDLSGIHWYSVLACYKLGIILEGTYARACAGKAPKATGDDLHRRTIWLLERALRWIS; this is encoded by the coding sequence ATGGACAGTCAGGAGCTGGGCGATGGTCCGATCCTGCAGGTCGAGCGGCTGGCCGGCGGCACTCAGAACATTTTGCTCAAGTTCCAGCGGGCCGGCCGGACTTACGTCTTGCGACGTCCGCCGCCGGTCCTGCGTGCCAATTCAAACGAGACCATGCGCCGGGAAGCGCGCGTGCTGGCGGCGCTGAAAGATTCTGCAGTCCCGCATCCGGGACTCATTGCTGCGTGTGAAGATGAAAAGGTGCTGGGTGCCGCATTCTACCTGATGGAACCGGTTGACGGGTACAATGCCACACAGGGATTGCCTGAGCCGTTCGCGAGTTCGCCTGACTTGCGTCACCAGATGGGGCTCTCACTCGTTGATGGGATCGCGGCGCTCGGCGCCGTCGACTATGTCGCTGTAGGGCTGACAGGACTGGGCAAGCCGGAAAACTATCTGGAACGCCAAGTCAGCCGCTGGAAAGCGCAGCTCGAAAGCTATGCGGAGATTCCGGAGTGGGATGGCCGCAAGGATCTGCCGGGTGTCAATCGCATTGGGGACTGGTTGGAAGAAAACCGTCCCTCCGGTTTCCGCGCGGGCATTATTCATGGCGACTATCATCTCGCCAACGTCATGTTCCGGTTTGACGAACCAAGGCTTGCCGCCATCGTCGATTGGGAACTAACCACTATTGGTGATCCATTGCTGGACCTCGGTTGGCTCCTGGCGACTTGGCCTGATGAGGCTGATCGATCCGACGCCGGAACAGTTGCGGTCCAGCCGTGGGATGGTTTCCCGGAGGCGGAAGAACTTGTCTTGCGATATGCGACTCAGTCGGATCGCGACCTTTCAGGCATCCACTGGTACAGCGTCCTGGCCTGTTACAAGTTAGGCATCATCCTGGAAGGCACCTATGCGCGCGCCTGCGCGGGTAAGGCACCGAAGGCGACGGGCGACGACCTGCACAGACGAACCATATGGCTGCTTGAGCGCGCGCTACGCTGGATCAGCTGA